From one Paenibacillus terrae HPL-003 genomic stretch:
- a CDS encoding pyridoxamine 5'-phosphate oxidase family protein produces MGKTETLDRSRLEQAIVEALDNNKFCSLGTVEGGKPKVRYMALFNEGLNIHLATDRKTHKVEELKDNPNAYLLLGYEVGGTKEVVEVEATVQVTADEGLRKQVWNDSLKEWFSGPDDPNYVILDVKPTRIEYVGKQTGRQVWEK; encoded by the coding sequence GTGGGTAAAACGGAAACATTGGATCGCAGCCGACTGGAACAAGCCATTGTAGAGGCTTTGGATAACAACAAATTTTGCTCGTTGGGTACAGTAGAAGGCGGCAAGCCGAAGGTGCGCTATATGGCTCTTTTTAACGAAGGGCTGAACATCCATCTCGCGACAGATCGCAAAACACATAAGGTGGAAGAACTGAAGGATAATCCAAACGCTTATCTGCTGCTGGGCTATGAGGTTGGCGGTACGAAGGAAGTCGTGGAGGTTGAGGCTACTGTCCAGGTAACAGCTGACGAGGGACTCCGCAAACAAGTGTGGAATGATTCGTTGAAGGAATGGTTTTCTGGCCCGGATGACCCCAATTATGTCATTCTGGATGTGAAGCCGACTCGTATTGAGTATGTGGGTAAGCAAACCGGACGTCAGGTGTGGGAAAAATAG
- a CDS encoding MTH1187 family thiamine-binding protein — MANTLLSIQVIPKTPNNEDSYAYVDKAIEVIQRSGVKHQVNPLDTTMEGELDELLKVVKEMHEALTEAGSPSIISQIKIAHNPQGISMDKLTEKYRP, encoded by the coding sequence ATGGCTAACACACTGCTCAGTATTCAAGTGATTCCTAAAACCCCCAATAACGAGGACTCTTACGCATATGTAGATAAGGCGATTGAAGTTATTCAGCGCTCTGGTGTCAAACATCAGGTGAACCCATTGGATACGACCATGGAAGGCGAGCTGGACGAGCTGCTGAAAGTGGTTAAAGAAATGCATGAGGCTCTGACGGAAGCAGGCAGTCCAAGCATCATTTCACAAATCAAAATCGCACATAACCCGCAGGGCATCAGCATGGATAAGCTGACCGAGAAATATCGCCCATGA
- a CDS encoding metal-sensitive transcriptional regulator yields the protein MAKEQPVSHTEVHEACGRTDGDKIVRKSHHSAEFKNSLTSRLNRIEGQIRGIKGLIEKDTYCDDVLNQIAAVQSALNGVGKLLLEGHMKSCVIERMQAGEPEVIDELLVTVKKLIR from the coding sequence ATGGCTAAGGAGCAACCTGTTTCCCACACTGAAGTACACGAAGCTTGTGGCAGAACAGATGGGGATAAGATCGTCAGAAAAAGTCATCATTCGGCAGAATTCAAGAATAGTCTTACATCCCGACTGAATCGTATTGAAGGTCAGATTCGGGGAATCAAGGGCTTGATCGAGAAGGATACCTACTGTGACGATGTGCTAAATCAGATTGCGGCTGTCCAGTCCGCCCTGAATGGTGTCGGCAAGCTGCTGCTGGAAGGGCATATGAAAAGCTGTGTCATTGAGCGCATGCAGGCCGGAGAGCCGGAAGTGATCGACGAGCTGCTGGTTACGGTCAAGAAGCTAATCCGTTAA
- a CDS encoding copper ion binding protein, with translation MAQVTLNVEGMSCNHCVKAVEGALEKVGASGKVNLEAKQVAVEYDESKLNVEALKTAIEDQGYDVV, from the coding sequence ATGGCACAAGTTACATTGAACGTAGAAGGCATGAGCTGTAATCATTGCGTGAAAGCAGTAGAAGGAGCTTTGGAGAAAGTCGGCGCTTCCGGCAAGGTCAATCTTGAAGCGAAGCAAGTGGCTGTAGAGTATGACGAGTCCAAGCTGAACGTTGAAGCTCTGAAAACCGCAATCGAAGACCAAGGCTACGACGTCGTTTAA
- a CDS encoding DUF5317 domain-containing protein produces the protein MVYDGVLLGLIVGLFRGGWRQGLIRFSQIRLIAGWMFPVLLLVQFIIFYAQEKWAWLASINGYLFMGIYVVGLIFLWLNRHHEGFKLILIGVLLNFVVMAVNGGRMPVSLSASEVLGPYYTEMLKSGGVISKHYMMDAGTRLSLLGDIIPLSKPYPRTQVISIGDVVMNFGMFLFIQSVMVVNKKKTTQQETHPRHA, from the coding sequence ATGGTCTATGATGGAGTACTGCTTGGTCTCATTGTAGGTCTGTTCAGAGGAGGCTGGCGGCAGGGTTTAATTCGTTTCAGCCAAATTCGCCTCATTGCTGGCTGGATGTTCCCTGTGCTGCTGCTGGTGCAGTTCATTATTTTTTATGCTCAGGAAAAATGGGCTTGGCTTGCGTCCATCAACGGTTATCTGTTTATGGGCATCTATGTGGTTGGATTGATTTTTCTCTGGCTGAACAGGCACCACGAGGGATTCAAGCTTATTTTAATCGGGGTCCTGTTGAATTTTGTCGTTATGGCGGTAAATGGCGGCAGGATGCCGGTCTCGTTGAGCGCTTCTGAAGTGCTAGGCCCTTATTATACGGAAATGCTTAAATCTGGAGGCGTTATCTCAAAGCATTACATGATGGATGCGGGTACGCGTTTATCATTATTGGGTGATATTATTCCACTCTCCAAGCCCTATCCCCGTACGCAGGTGATCAGTATTGGAGATGTCGTCATGAACTTTGGGATGTTCCTGTTTATTCAAAGCGTCATGGTCGTGAACAAAAAGAAAACCACTCAGCAAGAAACCCATCCCCGCCACGCCTAG
- the nfsA gene encoding oxygen-insensitive NADPH nitroreductase, producing MNDTISLLMNHRSVRKFKSDAVTDEQLAAIMAAGQMASSSSNVQAYTVIAVTEPSLKTKLAELAGGQAYVEQCPVFLVWCADLYRLKQVTVHHQPGQPSYEGSVENYTVATIDAALAAQNAAVAAESLGLGIVYIGGIRTKIAEVSELLGLPELVYPVFGMCIGVPDQEGSLRPRLPLSGVLHMNGYDKNQTMKAVDLYDHTSAEYLKERTGGQRSTPWSEQMAARLTEPARLQMKSFLEQKGFLKQ from the coding sequence ATGAATGATACGATTTCCTTGTTGATGAATCATCGGTCTGTACGAAAATTCAAGTCAGACGCCGTTACCGACGAGCAGCTCGCAGCTATTATGGCAGCAGGCCAAATGGCTTCCTCGTCCAGCAATGTACAGGCTTATACCGTCATTGCCGTTACAGAGCCTTCTTTGAAAACAAAGCTGGCTGAGTTGGCGGGGGGTCAGGCTTATGTTGAGCAATGCCCGGTATTTCTGGTATGGTGTGCAGATTTGTATCGTTTGAAGCAGGTCACAGTTCACCATCAGCCGGGTCAGCCTTCCTATGAAGGTTCCGTCGAAAATTATACGGTTGCGACCATTGATGCCGCGTTAGCTGCACAGAATGCAGCGGTAGCCGCCGAATCACTTGGCTTGGGCATCGTTTACATCGGGGGCATCCGTACGAAAATAGCCGAGGTATCCGAGCTGTTGGGATTGCCTGAGCTGGTATATCCGGTGTTCGGCATGTGTATTGGTGTACCGGATCAGGAAGGAAGCTTACGTCCACGTCTTCCGCTGTCCGGTGTTTTGCATATGAACGGCTACGACAAAAATCAGACGATGAAAGCTGTGGATCTGTATGATCACACATCGGCTGAATATTTGAAGGAACGCACAGGTGGTCAGCGGTCTACCCCATGGTCAGAGCAGATGGCAGCAAGGCTGACCGAGCCTGCACGCTTGCAGATGAAGTCTTTTTTGGAGCAGAAGGGATTTTTGAAGCAATAA
- a CDS encoding ABC transporter ATP-binding protein: MSLHPTDLSPQNMADGQRAVEPQEHSFTPPALELDSISLAFREKRSSLPVLQDVSLTVQPGEFVSLIGPSGSGKSTLFHIIGGLLKPQLGHIRMHGQDVTGERGHISYMPQQPALFPWRTTLDNVLLGQDNAPRKDTAAQPRHTSERERRKEALQWLEQVGLGPFAKAYPHTLSGGMQQRAAFLRALLSPQELMLLDEPFSALDALTRGDMQQWLLRMWEKNRRSVLFITHSIEEALLLSDRIYVLSARPASVIHVVDVPFPRPRREEITLDPRFIEWKRKMTGWMREEKHRLEGDTGNRGSVREDASDDEVKPL; the protein is encoded by the coding sequence ATGAGTCTGCATCCGACTGATTTATCACCGCAAAATATGGCTGATGGACAACGAGCTGTGGAACCGCAGGAGCATTCTTTCACTCCTCCAGCCTTGGAACTGGACAGCATCAGCCTGGCCTTCCGCGAAAAGCGTAGCTCACTGCCTGTATTACAGGATGTGTCCTTGACCGTCCAACCTGGGGAATTCGTCTCCTTGATCGGTCCGTCCGGCAGCGGCAAAAGCACGCTGTTTCACATCATCGGTGGGCTGCTGAAGCCGCAGTTGGGGCACATCCGTATGCACGGACAGGACGTGACCGGGGAACGCGGGCATATCAGCTATATGCCGCAACAGCCCGCGCTTTTCCCGTGGCGTACCACGCTGGACAACGTGCTGCTTGGGCAGGATAATGCGCCGCGGAAAGATACAGCAGCGCAGCCCCGGCACACCAGCGAACGCGAACGCCGCAAGGAAGCCCTGCAATGGCTGGAGCAGGTCGGGCTTGGCCCCTTCGCCAAGGCGTATCCGCATACGCTCTCTGGCGGCATGCAGCAGCGGGCGGCTTTCCTGCGCGCGCTGCTCAGTCCGCAAGAGCTGATGCTGCTGGATGAGCCGTTCAGCGCACTGGATGCGCTGACGCGCGGAGACATGCAACAATGGCTCCTGCGGATGTGGGAGAAGAACCGCCGCTCCGTGCTGTTTATTACCCACAGCATTGAGGAAGCGTTGTTGCTCTCCGATCGTATCTATGTACTGTCGGCACGACCTGCTTCGGTGATACATGTCGTGGACGTTCCCTTCCCCCGCCCTCGCAGGGAAGAAATCACCCTCGACCCGCGCTTTATCGAATGGAAGCGGAAAATGACAGGCTGGATGCGCGAGGAAAAGCACAGACTGGAAGGCGACACGGGCAACAGGGGAAGCGTCCGTGAGGATGCTTCAGATGACGAGGTAAAGCCGCTATGA
- a CDS encoding multidrug effflux MFS transporter codes for MSRFSNTVMVAADMTKSRILWIAFVLGALSAFGPLSIDMYLPSLPTLANNLHTTTSLAQLSLTACLLGLAVGQIVAGPLSDVRGRRGPLVVSLVLYAAASLLCVFAPNIGVLIGLRFIQGLTGSAGIVISRAVARDLYSGKELTRFFSLLMLVNGVAPIAAPVLGGVLLNFVSWRGVFMVLCVVGVAMLIAVVLGLPETLPVSRRSSGGLKQTLSTLGHLFTDRRFMGYAFSQALITGAMFAYIAGSPFVLQDIFGVSPQTYSIIFAVNGLGIVLFSQLTGRLVGRFNERQLLLSGLVIAAVAGISLLTVAFTGGQLFAVLVPLFFVVSCVGIVSTTTTSLAMQSQQRSAGSASAMLGLLPLLLGSIASPLVGLGSGTTPIPMAIVIAIAEVGALLSFMVLAQGSARGGLK; via the coding sequence ATGAGTCGGTTTTCCAATACGGTAATGGTTGCCGCAGATATGACCAAATCCCGGATTTTATGGATTGCCTTTGTTCTGGGAGCGTTGAGCGCTTTCGGACCCTTGTCCATAGATATGTATTTGCCGTCATTGCCTACATTAGCCAATAATTTGCATACGACGACTTCGCTGGCCCAGCTCAGTCTGACCGCCTGTTTGTTGGGACTCGCAGTTGGACAGATCGTTGCGGGGCCGCTGAGTGATGTAAGAGGACGTAGAGGGCCGCTGGTAGTATCGCTTGTCCTGTACGCTGCCGCTTCGCTGTTATGCGTGTTTGCGCCGAATATCGGCGTGCTTATCGGGCTACGCTTTATTCAGGGACTTACCGGGTCTGCGGGGATCGTCATCTCCAGAGCCGTTGCGCGTGATCTATATTCGGGCAAAGAGCTAACGCGCTTCTTTTCGCTGCTTATGCTGGTGAACGGTGTGGCTCCGATTGCTGCTCCTGTGCTGGGCGGTGTGCTTTTGAATTTTGTATCCTGGCGCGGTGTGTTCATGGTGCTTTGTGTAGTTGGGGTGGCTATGTTAATTGCCGTTGTGTTGGGGCTACCGGAGACACTGCCTGTCAGCCGTCGTTCATCGGGTGGTTTGAAGCAGACGCTTAGTACGCTCGGTCATCTTTTTACGGATCGGCGCTTTATGGGATACGCCTTCTCGCAGGCGCTCATTACAGGAGCCATGTTTGCGTACATCGCTGGCTCGCCGTTCGTGCTCCAGGATATTTTCGGGGTTTCGCCGCAGACATACAGTATTATTTTCGCGGTGAATGGTTTGGGGATTGTACTGTTTTCTCAATTGACCGGAAGGCTTGTCGGCCGCTTCAACGAACGGCAGTTGCTCTTATCGGGTTTGGTGATTGCGGCTGTAGCCGGAATTAGCTTGCTTACTGTGGCTTTTACCGGAGGTCAACTGTTTGCTGTTCTAGTTCCGCTGTTCTTTGTTGTTTCCTGCGTCGGGATCGTGAGTACCACCACCACTTCATTGGCAATGCAAAGCCAGCAGCGTTCCGCAGGCAGTGCGTCCGCTATGCTCGGCTTGCTGCCTCTGTTACTTGGCTCCATCGCTTCGCCGCTGGTGGGCTTGGGCAGTGGGACAACCCCCATACCGATGGCTATCGTCATCGCTATAGCGGAAGTCGGTGCGCTGCTAAGCTTTATGGTGCTTGCCCAAGGAAGTGCGCGTGGAGGCCTGAAATAA
- a CDS encoding ABC transporter substrate-binding protein, with the protein MKRMKMLSLGLISLWLMALTLTACGGSSPSAPQGAAPAAGTQATSTTKGLKDVKVVLDWTPNTNHTGLYVAKDKGFYEKAGLNVQIVQPGSGGADQMVASNAVPFGISYQEGVTQARTQGVPLVSIAAVIQHNTSGFAAPVDRGIKSPKDFEGKTYGGWGSPVEEAVMKSIMDADKGDVSKVKIINMGNADYFTAVKRDIDFAWIFYAWTGIEAELRGEPLDMLYVKDYSKSLDYYTPVIVSNEQTIKNDPELVKSFMDATAQGYEYTIAHPEEAADILTKAVPELDKKLVLASQKWLSPRYQDDAAQWGVQKTEVWQNYSDWMYERKLLSKPLEVDKAFTNDFLPKR; encoded by the coding sequence ATGAAGCGCATGAAAATGTTAAGCCTAGGGCTGATCAGTCTGTGGCTCATGGCCCTGACTCTGACCGCCTGCGGCGGAAGCTCCCCCTCTGCACCGCAAGGCGCGGCTCCTGCCGCCGGTACCCAAGCGACCTCTACGACCAAGGGACTCAAGGATGTAAAAGTCGTGCTCGACTGGACACCAAATACGAATCATACGGGACTCTATGTCGCCAAGGACAAAGGATTTTACGAAAAAGCAGGCTTGAATGTCCAGATCGTTCAGCCCGGTTCGGGCGGAGCCGATCAAATGGTTGCTTCCAATGCTGTACCTTTTGGTATCAGCTATCAGGAGGGTGTCACACAAGCTCGTACGCAAGGGGTGCCGCTCGTATCCATCGCTGCGGTCATTCAGCATAATACATCTGGCTTCGCAGCCCCGGTTGACCGCGGGATTAAGAGCCCAAAGGATTTTGAAGGTAAAACATACGGCGGCTGGGGTTCGCCCGTAGAAGAAGCGGTCATGAAATCCATTATGGATGCAGACAAAGGCGATGTAAGCAAGGTGAAGATCATCAACATGGGTAATGCCGATTATTTTACAGCCGTGAAGCGGGATATCGACTTTGCCTGGATTTTCTACGCATGGACTGGGATTGAAGCAGAGCTGCGGGGTGAACCCCTGGATATGCTGTATGTAAAAGATTATTCCAAAAGCCTGGATTACTATACACCTGTCATCGTGAGCAACGAGCAGACGATTAAAAATGATCCTGAGCTGGTCAAGTCCTTCATGGACGCAACCGCTCAAGGCTATGAATATACCATTGCTCACCCGGAGGAAGCCGCAGACATCTTGACCAAAGCGGTTCCGGAGCTGGATAAAAAGCTGGTACTCGCCAGCCAAAAATGGCTAAGCCCACGTTATCAGGACGATGCCGCTCAATGGGGCGTACAAAAAACGGAAGTATGGCAAAACTACTCCGACTGGATGTACGAGCGCAAGCTGCTCAGCAAACCCCTGGAAGTCGATAAAGCCTTCACAAACGACTTCCTGCCCAAGCGTTGA
- a CDS encoding ABC transporter permease → MNPKDKSASWWKSVWPPLVAVLFFLAAWQGAVSYLHVESWILPAPSLIVQEGMAQSALLVAHTWATIRLTLGGFAIGTATGLLIAIVLHTIPFLKSALYPLLILSQNIPTIALGPLLMVWFGFGVLPKLMVITLVCFFPVAVAAMDGLTRTDRTMMSYMRMSGAGRMAIFMKLELPHSLPQVFSGIKIAATYSVMGAIIAEWIGASEGIGYYMNLQKSAYRTDLIFAAIGIIVTLSLLMFVAILLLEKWLVRWKPDQV, encoded by the coding sequence ATGAATCCGAAAGACAAAAGCGCATCCTGGTGGAAAAGTGTATGGCCGCCCCTTGTGGCGGTCCTCTTCTTTTTAGCGGCTTGGCAGGGAGCGGTTTCCTATTTGCATGTCGAATCATGGATACTGCCAGCTCCGTCCCTGATCGTGCAGGAAGGAATGGCTCAGTCGGCATTGCTTGTTGCCCATACGTGGGCTACGATTCGCCTGACGCTTGGGGGATTTGCTATAGGGACAGCAACAGGACTGTTGATTGCCATTGTTCTTCATACCATCCCTTTTCTCAAATCGGCTCTGTATCCGCTGCTCATTCTTAGTCAAAACATTCCGACCATCGCTCTCGGCCCATTGCTGATGGTGTGGTTTGGTTTTGGCGTGTTGCCCAAGCTGATGGTTATTACACTGGTCTGCTTTTTTCCTGTGGCTGTAGCGGCCATGGACGGGCTGACGCGGACGGACCGCACGATGATGAGCTATATGCGCATGTCGGGCGCAGGCCGCATGGCTATTTTCATGAAGCTGGAGCTGCCGCATTCCCTGCCACAAGTATTTTCGGGCATCAAGATTGCAGCCACCTACAGCGTGATGGGCGCGATCATTGCCGAATGGATCGGAGCCAGCGAAGGAATTGGATATTATATGAACCTGCAAAAATCAGCCTACCGCACGGATCTGATTTTCGCAGCCATTGGCATTATCGTTACACTTAGTTTGCTAATGTTCGTAGCCATTCTGCTGCTGGAAAAATGGCTGGTACGTTGGAAACCCGATCAGGTATAG
- a CDS encoding heavy metal translocating P-type ATPase, giving the protein MENRVTDGDKQTTLHITGMSCAACASRIEKGLNRIDGVAQANVNLALEQASISYDPKQADIPDFRDKIASLGFGTVSEEANLNVTGMTCAACATRIEKGLNRMSGVTGATVNLAMETAHVEYAAGSIAVGDLVSKIEQLGYGAIPQSAEDNIADVRSKDIQRKKWKWIVSAVLSFPLLWAMVAHFSFTSWIYVPGLFLNPWFQLVLATPIQFIIGWQFYVGAYKALRNGGSNMDVLVALGTSAAYFYSLYLTLRPSTVMDSMGGMAGMPVMKMPELYYETSAVLITLILVGKWFEAVAKCRSSEAIKSLMSLQATTARVVRDGQELDVPMEQVRVKDIFIVRPGEKIPVDGVVVDGRSAVDESMLSGESLPVEKEAGSAVTGATLNKNGVLRIQAERVGGDTALARIIKVVEDAQNSKAPIQRIADQISGIFVPIVVAIAVLAFIVWFFLVTPADFAGSLEKMIAVLVIACPCALGLATPTSIMAGSGRAAEYGILFKGGEHLEMTRSVNAVVLDKTGTVTNGKPELTDVMVGEGSLSETDLLRLLAAAEKSSEHPLAEAIVRGIADRGIELVEPTDFENIPGYGVQAHVEGKQVLAGTRRLMSREGIAVGELVEQHMHGLENAGKTAMLIAVDGSYAGLVAVADTIKETSREAVARLRAMNIEVIMITGDNERTARAVAAEAGIDRVLAEVLPEGKAEEVKRLQEQGLIVAMAGDGINDAPALATANIGMAMGTGTDVAMEAADITLMRGNLNSIPDAIEMSRRTMTNIRQNLFWALGYNVIGIPIAALGFLAPWLAGAAMAFSSVSVVLNALRLQRVKL; this is encoded by the coding sequence ATGGAAAACCGTGTGACCGACGGTGACAAGCAGACAACGCTTCATATTACGGGGATGTCCTGTGCTGCCTGCGCCAGCCGTATTGAAAAGGGACTGAATCGAATAGACGGCGTGGCGCAGGCTAATGTGAATCTGGCCTTGGAGCAGGCGTCGATTTCGTATGATCCGAAGCAGGCCGATATTCCTGATTTTCGCGATAAAATTGCTTCTCTGGGTTTTGGAACGGTGAGCGAGGAAGCCAATCTGAATGTGACAGGCATGACATGTGCAGCCTGCGCAACCCGTATTGAGAAGGGGCTAAACCGGATGTCGGGTGTGACAGGAGCTACGGTGAACTTGGCGATGGAAACGGCACATGTGGAATATGCGGCGGGAAGTATTGCGGTCGGTGATCTGGTGAGCAAGATTGAACAGCTTGGCTATGGAGCCATCCCGCAGAGTGCCGAAGATAACATTGCAGATGTGCGCAGCAAGGATATCCAGCGTAAAAAATGGAAGTGGATTGTGTCCGCGGTGCTGTCATTTCCGTTATTGTGGGCGATGGTAGCTCATTTTTCCTTTACCTCATGGATTTATGTGCCTGGATTATTTCTGAACCCGTGGTTCCAGCTTGTGCTGGCTACACCGATCCAATTTATCATTGGATGGCAGTTCTATGTAGGTGCGTACAAAGCACTGCGTAATGGCGGCTCAAATATGGATGTACTGGTTGCACTGGGCACGTCTGCGGCTTATTTCTACAGCTTGTACCTTACACTGCGACCGTCTACCGTGATGGACAGCATGGGAGGTATGGCAGGGATGCCTGTCATGAAAATGCCTGAACTGTACTATGAGACAAGCGCGGTGCTGATTACGCTTATTCTCGTCGGCAAATGGTTCGAGGCAGTAGCCAAGTGCCGTTCGTCCGAGGCGATCAAGAGTCTGATGAGTCTCCAGGCGACAACAGCGCGTGTGGTACGTGATGGGCAAGAGCTTGATGTACCGATGGAGCAGGTTCGTGTGAAAGATATCTTTATTGTACGTCCCGGCGAGAAAATTCCTGTCGATGGTGTGGTCGTGGACGGACGCTCGGCAGTGGATGAATCCATGCTGAGCGGTGAAAGTCTTCCGGTGGAAAAAGAAGCGGGTTCTGCGGTTACAGGAGCTACGCTCAATAAAAACGGCGTACTTCGTATCCAGGCTGAGCGTGTTGGTGGGGATACGGCGTTAGCACGTATTATTAAGGTCGTGGAAGATGCACAAAATTCCAAGGCACCGATTCAGCGGATCGCGGATCAGATTTCCGGTATTTTTGTTCCGATCGTGGTAGCTATCGCTGTGTTGGCCTTTATCGTCTGGTTTTTCCTTGTTACACCGGCTGATTTTGCAGGTTCACTGGAGAAAATGATTGCGGTGCTTGTCATTGCTTGTCCTTGTGCGCTCGGATTGGCTACGCCAACGTCTATTATGGCGGGCTCGGGACGCGCCGCAGAATACGGCATTCTGTTCAAGGGTGGAGAGCATTTGGAGATGACTCGTTCGGTCAATGCCGTGGTGCTGGATAAAACGGGCACAGTTACAAACGGCAAGCCAGAGCTGACAGATGTTATGGTCGGAGAAGGAAGCTTGAGTGAAACGGATTTGCTGCGGTTGTTAGCTGCGGCGGAAAAAAGCTCGGAGCATCCGCTGGCGGAAGCCATTGTAAGGGGGATTGCGGATCGCGGCATTGAGCTGGTAGAGCCAACGGACTTTGAAAATATTCCGGGCTATGGTGTGCAGGCTCATGTGGAAGGCAAGCAGGTACTGGCGGGTACACGTCGATTGATGAGTCGTGAGGGCATCGCGGTTGGCGAATTAGTCGAGCAGCATATGCATGGGCTGGAAAACGCAGGCAAAACAGCCATGCTGATTGCGGTGGACGGTTCCTATGCCGGACTGGTAGCTGTGGCGGATACGATTAAGGAAACGTCACGGGAGGCAGTTGCCCGTCTGCGTGCAATGAACATTGAGGTTATCATGATTACGGGTGACAATGAACGGACCGCGCGGGCTGTTGCTGCCGAGGCCGGAATTGATCGGGTACTGGCTGAGGTATTGCCAGAGGGCAAGGCCGAAGAAGTAAAACGGCTTCAGGAGCAGGGTCTGATCGTAGCTATGGCCGGGGATGGCATTAATGACGCGCCCGCGCTGGCTACTGCTAATATCGGGATGGCCATGGGCACGGGGACGGATGTGGCGATGGAGGCCGCCGATATCACGCTCATGCGCGGCAACCTGAACAGCATTCCTGACGCGATCGAAATGAGCCGCCGGACCATGACTAATATACGCCAAAATCTGTTTTGGGCGCTCGGTTACAACGTAATCGGCATCCCGATTGCAGCTTTGGGTTTTCTGGCCCCGTGGCTTGCGGGAGCGGCCATGGCATTTAGTTCTGTTTCGGTTGTGCTGAATGCACTGCGTCTCCAGCGGGTGAAGCTGTAA
- a CDS encoding TatD family hydrolase, with protein sequence MNDSKNMKADTAAPKAAPAPLIDAHIHVDSYPSDQQELLLASLAASSVKAVIAVSMHLASSRANLCLSERYPGLVRPAFGFHPEQPLPPQAELDLLFDWMDKHAEHMVAVGEVGLPYYNRLEALQSGVPFDLAPYIELLERFVQFARKHNKPIVLHAVYEDADIACDLLERHGVTQAHFHWFKGSAATTERMARNGYYVSFTPDLLYEDEIRSLATQYPLGQVMAETDGPWPFEGPFAGQQTHPHMTAEVIRAYSKLTDQDETAVRQLFYDNTRRFYALSNL encoded by the coding sequence ATGAATGACTCAAAGAACATGAAAGCGGACACGGCAGCGCCAAAGGCAGCACCCGCGCCGCTAATCGATGCGCACATCCATGTGGATAGCTATCCGTCTGATCAGCAAGAGCTATTGCTCGCTTCGCTTGCTGCTAGCAGTGTCAAAGCCGTCATAGCCGTGTCCATGCATCTCGCCTCCAGCCGGGCCAATTTGTGCTTGTCTGAGCGTTATCCCGGGCTGGTACGACCCGCCTTTGGCTTTCATCCCGAACAGCCTCTTCCACCGCAAGCTGAGCTTGATCTGTTGTTCGACTGGATGGACAAGCATGCAGAGCATATGGTCGCCGTAGGTGAGGTCGGCTTGCCCTACTATAATCGGCTGGAAGCCTTGCAAAGCGGCGTTCCCTTTGACCTCGCTCCTTACATAGAATTACTGGAGCGTTTTGTCCAGTTTGCGCGGAAGCATAACAAACCGATTGTGCTGCATGCCGTCTATGAGGACGCGGACATTGCCTGCGATTTACTGGAACGCCACGGCGTCACACAGGCGCATTTCCATTGGTTTAAAGGCTCTGCCGCCACGACCGAACGCATGGCCCGTAACGGCTATTATGTCTCCTTCACACCGGATCTCTTGTATGAGGACGAAATCCGAAGTTTGGCAACACAGTATCCACTCGGTCAGGTGATGGCGGAAACGGACGGCCCTTGGCCCTTTGAGGGGCCTTTTGCCGGACAACAGACCCATCCACACATGACCGCCGAAGTCATTCGGGCCTATAGCAAGCTGACAGATCAAGATGAAACTGCCGTTCGGCAATTATTTTATGACAATACGAGACGCTTTTACGCACTATCTAATTTATAA